A window of the bacterium genome harbors these coding sequences:
- a CDS encoding DUF1211 domain-containing protein — protein MRAMFRRQLLQRRLGAKEYFRWRGGEVSRIEGFTDAVFAFAITLLVVSLEVPASFDELMETMKGFAAFGVTFTALVAIWYAHYLFFRRYGLQDGFTFVLNAALLFVILFYVYPLKFLFTLLINYGLLARVLGIEFRGEITIKGEQWEALMIIYGLGFLAVFLVFVLLHGHAYRKRHELALTPVEILTTRASMTAYGLCVGVALSSIGLVVVGGRNWAAMSGWLYALIGPLEALNGLIFRRQIQKLKQDSAARASPANG, from the coding sequence ATGAGAGCTATGTTTCGCCGGCAGCTCCTGCAAAGACGTCTGGGTGCGAAGGAATACTTCCGCTGGCGCGGTGGGGAAGTCTCCCGCATCGAAGGCTTTACCGACGCCGTCTTTGCTTTTGCGATCACCTTGTTGGTGGTTTCCTTGGAAGTCCCCGCTTCCTTCGACGAGTTGATGGAGACGATGAAGGGATTTGCGGCTTTCGGGGTGACGTTCACGGCGCTGGTGGCAATATGGTATGCGCACTATCTTTTCTTCCGCCGTTACGGCCTGCAAGACGGTTTTACTTTTGTGCTCAATGCGGCGCTGCTCTTCGTCATCTTGTTCTATGTCTATCCGTTGAAATTTCTTTTCACGTTGTTGATCAACTACGGGCTGCTCGCGCGCGTGCTGGGCATTGAATTCCGCGGTGAGATCACCATCAAAGGCGAGCAATGGGAAGCGCTTATGATCATCTATGGTCTGGGCTTTCTCGCGGTGTTTCTCGTATTTGTCTTGCTGCATGGGCACGCCTATCGCAAACGCCACGAGCTTGCGTTGACCCCGGTTGAAATCCTTACCACACGCGCCAGCATGACAGCGTATGGCCTCTGCGTCGGCGTTGCGCTTTCTTCCATCGGACTGGTTGTTGTGGGCGGCAGGAACTGGGCGGCAATGTCCGGCTGGCTTTATGCCTTGATCGGTCCGCTGGAAGCGCTCAACGGTCTCATCTTTCGCCGGCAGATTCAAAAGTTGAAACAAGATTCTGCCGCCAGGGCTTCGCCAGCGAATGGCTGA
- a CDS encoding DUF2293 domain-containing protein codes for MPARFWIISFISPRGDAALTRRAIKHARLHAKVLQWSRTRKQYERQGILVESEALDKAEEECLADEEVRRRRREREAERRAELDAEYVQAFGEHTLRVFPRCPPETAKKIAEHACLKYSGRVGRSAAAKQFDDEAIVLAVQAHIRHQFTGYDELLSRGIERPQARAMVRGEVEQVLASWR; via the coding sequence TTGCCTGCGCGGTTTTGGATTATCTCGTTTATCTCGCCGCGCGGCGACGCTGCCTTGACGCGGCGCGCGATCAAGCATGCGCGGCTGCACGCGAAAGTGCTGCAGTGGAGCCGCACGCGCAAACAATACGAGCGCCAGGGCATTCTGGTCGAATCAGAAGCATTGGACAAGGCGGAAGAAGAATGTCTGGCGGATGAAGAAGTGCGGCGACGGCGGCGCGAGCGTGAAGCGGAGCGCCGCGCTGAGCTGGATGCGGAGTACGTGCAAGCCTTTGGTGAGCACACCCTGCGTGTGTTTCCCCGGTGTCCGCCGGAAACCGCGAAAAAGATCGCAGAACATGCCTGCCTTAAATACAGCGGCCGCGTCGGGCGCAGCGCGGCCGCCAAACAGTTCGATGATGAAGCGATCGTGCTGGCGGTGCAGGCGCATATCCGGCACCAATTCACCGGCTATGACGAGCTGCTCTCCCGCGGAATCGAACGGCCGCAAGCCCGCGCCATGGTGCGAGGGGAAGTCGAGCAGGTTTTGGCGTCGTGGCGGTAA
- a CDS encoding ScyD/ScyE family protein has translation MNSSQCLQRLAAIIVLLSLVTASTARAQTNVSVYATGLVSPMGLEIDAQGRLWVAEQGTGNNDSRISVVTTDGHVHPFLTGLPSELVEGDPLGAEHLHFDGNGNLLIMQGEGSDWLSESMLTIDVSGFVPGDTARRLNDLTAVHRIGPFALRNGAPSTNPYAMAFGPDKNLYIVDSGANGIVKLDRCTDNLSVFVGFDPISNPTTEGPPMIDPVPTGIVAAGNKFYVGLFLGFPFLPDSSRIMEVELGGRITTLRNGLTSVVDLAIDPSDGNLVFLQYARWEFPFVPNTGGVFKLKAGKVDTIAYGLNFPTGLRFAPNGDLFVSSFADGQILKITSPLAVGVWRLQTTVSGNLPLVSVKAVSRDVAWIAGFGGTVYRTTDGGKNWIPTATKASTTEALACIAALDATTAFAGGGGPDWGGGNTKIYRTTNGGQSWEAVYTATGANSFWNWIHFFDSQNGIAQSDPPVAGGNFLIVKTSDGGKTWTPIANPPDANTNEYGVSNSFHFYDNLNGWFGTGHPPFVPGGSAGRVFRTTDGGNTWTPFASGNGNSVNAVRFISPTVGIRTSNTAPFLTRSVDGGQTWTPVNGLPVANIRQMVAATGVNTPSLNQLWVYGEADAPFILSSTDGGVTWQRQPIVGTVEYPIFHLSAVTIGASSDSVQAFGITLDINTLAHGGQIFNYRERLGFVTGVKEPASLPLEYTLSQNYPNPFNPETRIRYQLANPDRVALKIYNMLGQEVRTLIDEFKPAGSYEVSWDGKDNAGQRAPSGMYLYRVEAQGLVQTKKMILAK, from the coding sequence ATGAACTCATCCCAATGTCTTCAACGCTTGGCGGCCATTATCGTCCTGCTGAGCCTCGTCACCGCCAGCACAGCCCGCGCGCAAACCAATGTCAGCGTCTATGCCACTGGACTGGTCTCGCCCATGGGACTTGAGATTGATGCGCAAGGCCGCCTCTGGGTGGCAGAACAAGGCACAGGGAATAACGACAGCCGGATATCAGTCGTGACAACTGACGGACACGTTCATCCGTTTCTCACCGGCCTTCCTTCCGAGTTGGTTGAAGGCGATCCGCTGGGCGCCGAGCATCTCCATTTCGACGGCAACGGCAATCTCTTGATCATGCAAGGTGAAGGTTCGGATTGGCTTTCGGAGTCGATGCTCACCATCGATGTTTCCGGATTCGTGCCCGGCGATACGGCGCGCCGCCTCAACGATTTGACGGCGGTCCATAGAATTGGGCCTTTCGCTTTGCGCAATGGCGCTCCGAGCACCAACCCTTATGCAATGGCTTTTGGGCCGGACAAGAATCTTTACATTGTTGACTCCGGCGCCAATGGCATCGTCAAGCTTGACCGCTGCACGGACAATCTCAGCGTTTTTGTCGGCTTCGATCCCATCTCCAACCCGACCACCGAAGGCCCGCCCATGATCGATCCCGTGCCGACGGGAATCGTTGCCGCCGGCAATAAATTCTATGTCGGACTTTTCCTGGGATTTCCCTTTTTGCCCGACTCGTCGCGGATTATGGAAGTCGAGCTTGGCGGCAGGATCACCACTCTTAGAAACGGCCTCACCTCCGTGGTCGATTTGGCGATTGATCCCAGCGACGGCAATCTCGTGTTTCTTCAGTATGCGCGGTGGGAATTTCCCTTTGTGCCGAACACGGGCGGCGTCTTCAAGCTGAAGGCAGGAAAAGTGGACACCATCGCGTATGGATTGAATTTTCCAACTGGATTGCGTTTTGCCCCGAATGGCGATCTGTTCGTTTCCAGTTTTGCCGACGGACAAATTCTGAAAATCACCTCGCCTCTTGCTGTGGGGGTGTGGCGCCTCCAAACCACTGTGAGCGGCAACCTTCCGCTTGTCAGTGTCAAAGCCGTGAGCAGAGACGTGGCTTGGATTGCCGGTTTTGGCGGCACGGTCTATCGCACCACGGACGGCGGGAAAAACTGGATTCCCACGGCAACCAAGGCCTCGACCACCGAAGCCCTGGCATGTATTGCGGCCCTCGACGCCACGACGGCGTTTGCCGGAGGCGGCGGGCCAGATTGGGGAGGTGGAAACACCAAGATCTACCGCACCACGAATGGCGGGCAGAGCTGGGAGGCCGTTTACACCGCAACCGGCGCCAACTCTTTCTGGAACTGGATTCACTTTTTCGACAGCCAAAACGGCATTGCTCAGAGCGATCCGCCCGTGGCCGGCGGGAATTTCTTGATTGTCAAAACCAGCGACGGCGGAAAAACCTGGACGCCAATCGCCAACCCGCCCGATGCAAATACGAACGAGTATGGTGTTTCCAACAGCTTCCATTTCTACGATAATCTCAATGGCTGGTTCGGCACCGGTCACCCGCCGTTTGTTCCGGGCGGCAGCGCCGGACGAGTATTTCGCACCACCGACGGCGGCAACACCTGGACGCCTTTTGCTTCAGGAAATGGCAATAGCGTAAATGCGGTGAGATTCATTTCACCCACCGTCGGCATTCGCACTTCAAATACTGCTCCATTTTTGACGCGCTCTGTGGATGGCGGCCAAACCTGGACGCCGGTCAACGGCCTGCCGGTTGCAAACATTCGGCAGATGGTTGCCGCAACGGGCGTCAATACGCCGAGCCTCAATCAGCTTTGGGTTTACGGTGAAGCGGATGCTCCATTCATCTTGTCCAGCACCGACGGCGGCGTGACTTGGCAACGGCAGCCGATTGTGGGCACCGTCGAGTACCCTATCTTTCACCTGTCGGCGGTGACCATCGGGGCTTCGAGCGATAGCGTCCAAGCTTTCGGGATTACTCTCGATATCAATACACTCGCTCACGGCGGACAGATTTTCAATTATCGCGAGCGCTTGGGATTTGTGACCGGCGTGAAAGAACCGGCAAGCCTTCCGCTCGAATACACGCTCTCGCAAAACTATCCCAACCCTTTCAATCCGGAGACCAGAATCAGGTATCAACTGGCGAACCCGGATCGCGTTGCCTTGAAAATCTACAACATGCTGGGGCAGGAAGTGCGAACGCTGATCGACGAATTCAAGCCTGCTGGCTCTTATGAAGTGTCGTGGGATGGCAAGGACAACGCCGGCCAGCGTGCGCCGAGCGGCATGTATCTGTATCGTGTCGAGGCGCAAGGATTGGTACAAACGAAGAAGATGATATTGGCGAAATAA
- a CDS encoding cupin domain-containing protein: protein MKHIFPAILLIASALASAACGQSSAPAPILPDSIRWTNPPQLPGVQVAWIVGGEQKAGAYLLRVKLASGARIPPHTHPDERNTTVLAGTIYVGFGETFDEAKVVAIPAGAVYVAPANVPHYVWAKTGEARYQEAGAGPTGSVFIKR, encoded by the coding sequence ATGAAACACATCTTCCCAGCCATTTTGCTCATCGCCAGCGCCTTGGCCTCGGCGGCCTGCGGCCAAAGCAGTGCGCCGGCTCCGATTCTGCCGGACAGTATTCGCTGGACGAATCCGCCTCAGTTGCCGGGCGTGCAAGTGGCATGGATTGTCGGCGGTGAGCAGAAGGCGGGCGCTTATCTCCTGCGCGTCAAGCTGGCGAGCGGGGCGCGCATCCCGCCGCACACGCATCCGGACGAGCGCAACACCACGGTGTTGGCGGGCACCATCTATGTGGGGTTCGGTGAGACCTTCGACGAAGCAAAGGTGGTGGCGATTCCCGCTGGTGCGGTTTATGTGGCGCCAGCCAATGTTCCGCACTATGTTTGGGCCAAAACGGGCGAGGCGAGGTATCAGGAAGCTGGAGCAGGCCCAACCGGTTCGGTATTTATCAAGAGGTAG
- a CDS encoding LysM peptidoglycan-binding domain-containing protein yields MKSFYKVRFAAYATLICSLLFGFAESSGQPRARMRGVHPNLRMHAPLLVRDNLLQGTRSSTFLAQSQFKQQSSRSPRALLVNDFVQRFNENPAKRDYFFGITPGDRFNKVFATFGMHEQPTLNKASVVHVVNAGETISEIIKEHYGHVDNALVNKIALYNDIPNPNNITVGQRILLPNDIRAHTPVFPEDLNRALYRSKFLTQIGSRDEQRFSRAVDAADVFAESDNARIAIFKRRPADDDDLLVFDDKGESSSINSKEELDEVLGKYAIKFPRLHLAQLRQSIQRSKQGAVIVQSDKTTVNSSSDRLKRLGLDVIGDDGAKNPTTATPSPDVIIVNRYLEEGFPDAEVWNHLSNNTGILGFERLSDTKNVIFEKADNGYTMYSVDRETGPRVSKLNSLAEFYSIVREEIITKASTDQFTFLHAAVDGEQVVMQNGKKSARLFLKDIASVLENPAYPLRQLDELFESSPNEIAVYVDPLERNPQAKSQALPNADVCDPIRILAMLSARYPNKIFYLCHETDLARANHVSIKMLQSTADLGALVPDESFRIEDHGLINQIKKQLLRSGIKLIESSVDATGIPNFVLISGHNSPSLVVDYLNQLGKNGILKDRIVFLHTCYANANPALLHRLIQLYQAKAIYLHTEPIRPVAIENIIPHLNKILMSNRDIHPAELVRRAVNSALQDSGLSPTLKDEISKLKKGGLLISLLLDSSKSNMKTMEYYHG; encoded by the coding sequence ATGAAATCGTTTTATAAAGTACGCTTCGCCGCATACGCCACGTTGATCTGTTCTTTGCTTTTTGGATTTGCCGAAAGCTCGGGGCAGCCAAGAGCGAGGATGAGAGGTGTGCACCCCAATCTAAGAATGCACGCACCTCTTCTGGTGCGGGACAACTTACTTCAGGGCACGAGGAGTTCTACTTTTTTAGCTCAATCTCAATTCAAGCAGCAGTCTTCCAGATCGCCGCGCGCATTGCTTGTTAATGATTTTGTGCAGAGATTCAATGAAAACCCCGCGAAACGAGACTATTTTTTCGGAATAACACCAGGAGACCGATTTAATAAAGTTTTCGCGACGTTCGGCATGCATGAACAACCAACTTTGAATAAGGCTTCTGTTGTTCATGTTGTTAACGCTGGGGAGACGATCTCCGAGATTATCAAAGAACATTATGGACATGTTGATAACGCGTTAGTGAATAAGATTGCCCTGTATAATGACATCCCTAACCCCAATAACATTACAGTTGGGCAGAGAATTTTGCTCCCTAACGACATAAGAGCTCATACCCCGGTATTTCCGGAAGATCTTAATAGGGCGCTTTACCGCTCAAAGTTTTTAACCCAAATCGGAAGTCGAGACGAACAAAGATTTTCTCGCGCAGTGGACGCTGCTGATGTTTTTGCAGAAAGTGATAATGCAAGAATCGCAATTTTCAAACGACGCCCAGCAGACGATGATGATCTGCTCGTTTTTGATGATAAAGGAGAGTCTTCTTCAATAAATTCAAAGGAAGAACTTGACGAAGTTCTTGGAAAATACGCTATTAAGTTTCCGAGACTACATCTAGCCCAACTGAGGCAGAGCATTCAACGGAGCAAGCAGGGCGCTGTCATAGTTCAAAGTGACAAAACTACGGTAAATTCTTCTAGTGACAGGTTGAAAAGGCTGGGGTTAGATGTTATTGGAGATGATGGCGCCAAGAATCCGACCACGGCGACACCGTCGCCGGATGTGATCATCGTCAATAGATATTTGGAAGAAGGTTTTCCTGACGCAGAGGTGTGGAATCATCTTTCCAACAATACTGGCATACTTGGCTTTGAAAGGCTGTCCGACACTAAAAACGTCATTTTCGAAAAGGCCGATAACGGCTACACGATGTATTCTGTTGATCGCGAGACTGGACCCAGGGTATCAAAACTCAATTCTTTAGCTGAATTTTACAGCATCGTGCGCGAGGAAATTATCACAAAAGCCAGCACCGATCAATTTACATTCTTACATGCTGCGGTTGATGGGGAACAAGTCGTCATGCAGAATGGCAAGAAAAGTGCACGCCTTTTCCTCAAAGATATTGCGTCGGTACTTGAGAATCCAGCGTATCCTCTGAGGCAACTCGATGAGTTGTTCGAATCCTCGCCGAATGAAATTGCCGTGTATGTAGATCCCCTTGAGCGAAATCCGCAAGCTAAAAGTCAAGCACTGCCAAATGCAGACGTTTGCGATCCGATCCGAATCTTGGCTATGCTGAGCGCCAGGTATCCGAACAAGATATTCTATCTTTGCCACGAAACAGACCTTGCAAGGGCCAATCACGTTTCGATAAAAATGCTTCAGAGCACTGCGGATCTCGGCGCATTGGTTCCTGATGAGAGTTTTCGAATTGAAGATCATGGTCTCATTAACCAAATCAAAAAACAACTACTCAGATCAGGAATTAAACTCATTGAGTCTAGTGTCGATGCCACCGGAATTCCGAACTTCGTTTTGATCTCAGGACACAACAGCCCAAGTCTGGTAGTAGACTATCTGAACCAACTCGGCAAAAATGGAATCCTGAAGGATAGGATCGTTTTTCTTCATACCTGTTACGCCAATGCCAATCCAGCTCTTTTGCATCGCTTAATCCAATTATATCAGGCAAAAGCCATCTATCTACATACTGAGCCCATCCGCCCAGTTGCGATTGAGAACATTATTCCGCACCTGAACAAAATTCTGATGTCCAACCGAGATATTCATCCCGCCGAATTAGTAAGAAGGGCGGTGAATAGCGCACTACAGGATAGCGGACTATCCCCTACCCTAAAAGATGAGATCAGTAAACTGAAAAAAGGGGGGTTGCTGATATCCCTTTTACTTGACAGCTCAAAATCCAACATGAAAACGATGGAGTATTACCATGGATAG